From Staphylococcus sp. M0911, a single genomic window includes:
- a CDS encoding DUF1542 domain-containing protein, with amino-acid sequence MTLPETVVKNNARKNIEAEANQRDNVINSNGESTLEEKDAAKQLVAQAKNQALQNIDQAQTNQDFNNAVTNGNQEIQQIVPETIVKTNARQSLLNAINNKKQEALENKEATQDEKDAFINNLNNILNDLNQQITNDNTNQEVANTKDNGLEKINQTVFKPTVKQNARDALHQLVEHQQEIINQAKDATDEEKNNALDRLQNANNQLLADINNSDTNAQVNQIQSNSDAIIPNILPHIVVKENARSMINQTADNQDKVINGVKDATVEEKDAAINDVNTVVNKAKNDINRFTDDTEVENTKNKAINDIKQILPSTKVKTDARDALNQTTETKMNALSLTPDATNEEINIAKALVEKLLNQALAQINQDKTTNQVNLTEQQGVQSINDVQVNVVKKNDARAAITNAEAIKNQLFNNNGEATTEEKDDAIQQLKTILQNALNALQSDQTNQQVDQTETQSIEDINNVKLNIVKKPEAINEIDQAFSKQDQVIKLTNEATTEEKELALQQLNQAVNQYTKEVSSAQTNQNVADVLSKALKDIEQIMPNIEVKPAAVKVLKELSSQIKTHINDTNEATQEEKNDAINQLEEALKNSIDTVDQSLTNAEVAKAKIEWEILIKSIKPIVKVKPEANEALTSIAQRVIQDFDRIIEATQEEKDEAIAKVHKELEIAKILVMKALTNEEVAQIKLKEVQLIEHIQPVIEVKPSAKDDINLVANEVKDKINQLKNVNPKAVKNALNRVEDILNEANALIKDAKTNDEVTQIVKETIEKLKAIQLPIAEPEVEVTLEKEIEPVVFCNTRDNKFFVEKEVKNTCNFKEESVQELPNTGITNYQHPIVPIMFTFGISIFVSSLKRRKKVS; translated from the coding sequence ATGACTTTACCTGAAACAGTCGTAAAAAATAATGCCAGAAAAAATATAGAAGCAGAAGCGAATCAACGAGATAATGTAATCAATAGTAATGGTGAATCAACACTTGAAGAAAAAGATGCTGCAAAACAATTGGTGGCACAAGCTAAAAATCAAGCTCTTCAAAATATTGACCAAGCACAAACAAATCAAGACTTTAATAATGCTGTAACAAATGGAAACCAAGAAATACAACAAATTGTGCCAGAAACGATTGTTAAAACAAATGCAAGACAATCATTACTTAATGCTATAAATAATAAAAAACAAGAGGCACTAGAGAATAAAGAAGCAACGCAAGACGAAAAAGATGCATTCATTAATAATTTGAATAATATATTAAATGATTTAAATCAACAAATCACTAATGATAATACCAATCAAGAAGTTGCTAATACAAAAGACAATGGATTAGAAAAGATTAATCAAACTGTGTTCAAGCCGACTGTGAAACAAAATGCTAGAGATGCATTACATCAGCTTGTAGAACATCAACAAGAAATTATTAATCAAGCCAAAGATGCAACCGATGAGGAGAAAAATAATGCATTAGATAGATTGCAGAATGCTAACAATCAGTTATTAGCTGATATCAATAACTCAGACACGAATGCACAAGTTAATCAAATCCAATCAAATAGCGATGCTATAATTCCCAACATATTACCTCATATTGTTGTCAAAGAAAATGCTAGATCAATGATAAACCAAACTGCGGATAATCAAGATAAGGTCATCAATGGCGTTAAAGATGCAACAGTAGAGGAGAAAGATGCAGCTATAAATGATGTCAATACTGTTGTTAATAAAGCTAAAAATGATATTAATCGATTTACAGATGATACTGAAGTAGAAAATACTAAAAATAAAGCAATTAATGATATTAAACAAATTTTACCGTCTACTAAAGTGAAAACAGATGCAAGAGATGCCTTAAATCAAACTACAGAAACAAAAATGAATGCTTTATCACTAACACCTGATGCTACTAATGAGGAAATCAACATAGCGAAAGCCTTAGTCGAAAAACTATTAAATCAAGCCTTAGCACAAATTAATCAAGATAAAACTACAAATCAAGTTAACCTAACGGAGCAACAAGGTGTCCAATCAATTAATGACGTTCAAGTTAATGTAGTTAAAAAGAATGATGCAAGAGCCGCGATCACTAATGCTGAAGCAATTAAAAATCAATTGTTTAATAATAATGGTGAAGCAACAACTGAAGAAAAAGATGACGCGATTCAACAATTAAAGACAATTCTTCAAAATGCATTAAATGCTTTACAGTCAGATCAAACTAATCAACAAGTTGATCAAACAGAGACTCAATCAATTGAAGATATTAATAATGTAAAACTTAATATCGTAAAAAAACCTGAAGCAATTAATGAAATTGATCAAGCTTTCTCAAAACAAGACCAAGTAATTAAGTTAACAAATGAAGCGACGACTGAAGAGAAAGAATTAGCATTACAGCAACTAAATCAAGCAGTAAACCAATACACTAAAGAGGTATCAAGTGCACAAACAAACCAAAATGTTGCAGACGTACTTTCAAAAGCGTTAAAAGATATTGAACAGATTATGCCTAATATTGAAGTGAAGCCTGCTGCGGTAAAAGTGTTAAAAGAATTATCAAGTCAAATTAAAACACATATTAATGATACAAATGAGGCAACTCAAGAAGAAAAAAATGACGCTATCAATCAATTGGAGGAAGCTTTAAAAAATAGTATTGATACAGTAGACCAATCATTAACTAATGCGGAAGTTGCTAAAGCTAAAATAGAATGGGAAATTCTAATAAAGAGTATTAAGCCAATTGTTAAAGTGAAACCAGAAGCAAATGAAGCATTAACATCAATTGCTCAACGAGTTATTCAAGATTTTGATCGTATAATTGAAGCCACACAAGAAGAGAAAGATGAAGCCATTGCGAAGGTTCATAAAGAATTGGAAATAGCCAAAATATTAGTAATGAAAGCATTAACAAATGAAGAAGTAGCGCAAATAAAACTTAAAGAAGTGCAACTCATTGAACATATTCAACCAGTAATTGAAGTGAAACCTAGTGCTAAAGATGACATCAATCTTGTTGCAAATGAAGTCAAAGATAAAATAAATCAACTTAAAAATGTTAATCCAAAAGCAGTAAAAAATGCTTTAAATAGAGTTGAAGATATTTTAAACGAAGCTAATGCATTAATTAAAGATGCAAAAACAAATGATGAAGTAACACAAATTGTTAAAGAAACAATTGAAAAATTAAAAGCAATTCAATTACCTATAGCGGAACCTGAAGTAGAAGTTACTTTAGAGAAAGAAATAGAACCAGTTGTATTCTGTAATACTAGAGATAATAAATTTTTCGTAGAAAAAGAAGTAAAGAACACTTGTAATTTTAAGGAAGAATCTGTGCAAGAGTTGCCTAATACAGGTATAACTAATTATCAACATCCAATCGTTCCTATTATGTTTACATTTGGTATAAGTATATTTGTAAGTAGCTTAAAACGAAGAAAAAAGGTTAGTTAA
- a CDS encoding YSIRK-type signal peptide-containing protein (The YSIRK form of extended signal peptide directs nascent proteins to the cross-wall site, while signal peptides lacking YSIRK direct proteins instead to the cell pole. A large fraction of YSIRK proteins are surface proteins anchored by sortase-mediated processing of a C-terminal LPXTG motif.), which translates to MNLFKQQKFSIRKFNVGIFSALIATVAFLGVNPNSADAAEQDNVNVNGPLTDNVVNQGQPNDQTLPNENQAGNDNPANEQTSPQNAVAQEQNQQQNDNKNAVETNNEQIANPEATEANNDANQPNAVIDNPVNEGNQEQAQETPKEKQDKESPIESNEGLNKQSKPVCYC; encoded by the coding sequence ATGAATTTATTTAAGCAACAAAAATTTAGTATTCGTAAGTTTAACGTTGGTATTTTTTCAGCATTAATAGCAACGGTAGCATTTTTAGGCGTTAATCCTAATAGTGCAGATGCTGCTGAACAAGATAATGTCAATGTTAATGGCCCATTGACAGATAATGTCGTTAATCAGGGACAGCCCAATGATCAGACATTACCAAATGAAAATCAAGCTGGAAATGATAATCCTGCAAATGAACAAACATCACCTCAAAATGCTGTAGCTCAAGAACAAAATCAACAACAAAATGATAACAAAAATGCTGTTGAAACAAATAATGAGCAAATCGCTAATCCAGAAGCAACAGAAGCTAATAATGATGCCAATCAACCTAATGCAGTTATTGATAATCCAGTAAATGAAGGTAATCAAGAACAAGCTCAAGAAACGCCAAAAGAAAAACAAGATAAAGAGTCACCCATTGAATCGAATGAAGGATTAAACAAACAAAGCAAACCAGTTTGCTACTGTTGA
- a CDS encoding DUF1542 domain-containing protein: protein MGDDQNGNNVAPNQNQPVNAQDEALENAKQGATNEINQKATDKNQAIDNTTEATQEEKQLALNDVAHQQFNANNNINQANTTDDVTTAKNNGIAAIDAINVQARTRDATRNAVVQKVADQILTINNNPDATNEEKQEAVNQVHQTEQQALKDINAANTENEINGIQTQNVNAIGNVVPASTAKPNAIAEVNQAAATHNGDIDANQNATNEEKAVAKEQVNGLVQNTTTNINDASNNQDVTQAKELGINQINAVTPATTVKDEAKAEVNQSAEQIRNNNTNNYMDATTEEINVANNQVDQIVNQANTAIGAANTTNEVNEARDHALQELQNVAPDEVKKPDARNTIDHAYEQKKQAINDSNQSTTEEKNDAMNVLDPRKNEAYNNIDQALTNDEVANAVTNGINQINDVTPSIDKKQQAKSTIAQDADNKKRLINQDTNSTTEEHNAANANVDAAVTKANNDIDQAASNDDVDNAVTTNQNDINQIQQEAQVKPAAKAEIAQKVTDQEGVIQNTRGTTTEEQNEAQQALQNAKTEADQAIDAAQSNADVENVKNEQIAKIAAITPSKDYKNNAIAELENVANQRKHDLTQDPDMTNEERDYANDSVDRMLGQGSANVYQAANKQSVDSNKNDGINTINQVQAFVTTKSNARNEITQAADQRKATFPNDNNATTEEKEAATNNVDALVAASNEQINQAKTDAAVNQIKDQTIQEINQVIPANTKKETALADIKTKQDQQTYIINNEPNATTEEKEAALQTLTQAVTTANDEINAATTNAQVDTAVQNGETNIGNVVPETQTKTNAKNEVDQAATNQNNTIDQNQDATTEEKDAAKQLVARTQNNANQAIVNAENAADVEAKKNEGINSIGQITADTGIKTAVKTDLQNQANDKKQQIANNNGSTAEEKQAANTKVDDALQQGLTDVTNAQSIVDVNNAVKATDQAIQSVQPETTVKDNAKQDIQNSINQQKDAVNQNPQATNEEKQLASNKLDDIANQVTGNIDQANTNNDVDQAKNEGTTQINQFVPSIVKKSNATQELDNAADLKQEELDKTPNATQEDIAEAKQAVQNALTSAKDQVAQAQTDQDVDNAKANGVSEIKAIQPIGTLRQAALEEFTDVYNDKVSEIEADIDGTREEVKAALTDLAAIKTQAEASINQAINVARLTAAKEHAIENVNQFDVTFTKKPSAIAYINQVATAKENEINANTTATAQEKEAAIQNVKEQLEIAEININNGDTKYDVNEAVEIGKLQLMVLIQKL, encoded by the coding sequence GTGGGTGATGACCAAAATGGTAATAATGTAGCACCTAATCAGAACCAACCTGTTAATGCTCAAGATGAAGCATTAGAAAATGCGAAACAAGGTGCAACAAATGAAATTAATCAAAAAGCTACTGATAAAAATCAAGCAATTGATAACACAACAGAAGCCACTCAAGAAGAAAAACAATTAGCTTTAAACGATGTAGCACATCAACAATTTAATGCTAATAATAATATCAATCAAGCAAACACAACGGACGATGTAACAACAGCTAAAAATAATGGTATTGCAGCCATTGATGCTATAAATGTACAAGCACGTACAAGAGATGCAACAAGAAATGCAGTAGTTCAAAAAGTTGCAGATCAAATTTTAACAATTAATAATAATCCAGATGCAACGAATGAAGAAAAACAAGAAGCAGTTAACCAAGTACATCAAACAGAACAACAAGCATTAAAAGATATTAATGCAGCTAATACTGAAAATGAGATTAACGGCATTCAAACACAAAATGTTAATGCAATCGGTAATGTTGTACCTGCTTCAACAGCTAAACCAAATGCAATTGCAGAAGTAAATCAAGCTGCTGCTACACATAATGGTGACATAGATGCAAATCAAAATGCTACAAATGAAGAGAAAGCTGTGGCAAAAGAACAAGTTAATGGCTTAGTTCAAAATACAACTACTAATATTAATGACGCGTCTAATAATCAGGATGTAACGCAAGCCAAAGAATTAGGTATAAATCAAATTAATGCAGTTACGCCAGCTACTACAGTTAAAGACGAAGCAAAGGCTGAAGTGAATCAGTCAGCTGAACAAATTAGAAATAATAATACAAATAACTATATGGATGCGACAACAGAAGAGATTAATGTTGCCAATAATCAAGTAGATCAAATTGTAAATCAAGCAAATACTGCAATAGGTGCGGCAAATACAACAAATGAAGTGAATGAAGCTAGAGATCATGCGCTTCAAGAATTACAAAATGTTGCTCCAGATGAAGTTAAAAAGCCAGATGCTAGAAATACAATTGATCATGCATATGAACAAAAGAAACAAGCAATTAATGACTCAAATCAATCAACTACAGAAGAAAAAAATGATGCAATGAATGTTTTAGACCCTAGAAAGAATGAAGCATATAATAATATTGATCAAGCATTAACAAACGATGAAGTTGCTAATGCGGTTACTAATGGTATAAATCAAATTAATGATGTAACGCCATCAATAGATAAGAAACAACAAGCGAAATCAACAATTGCACAAGATGCAGACAATAAAAAACGATTAATTAATCAAGATACAAACTCTACAACAGAAGAACATAATGCAGCTAATGCAAATGTTGATGCAGCTGTTACTAAAGCTAATAACGACATTGACCAAGCAGCAAGTAATGATGATGTTGACAATGCTGTAACAACTAATCAAAATGATATCAATCAAATTCAACAAGAAGCACAAGTTAAACCGGCTGCAAAAGCTGAAATTGCTCAAAAAGTAACTGACCAAGAAGGTGTCATCCAAAATACGCGTGGTACAACTACAGAAGAACAAAATGAAGCTCAACAAGCATTACAAAATGCTAAAACAGAAGCAGACCAAGCAATAGATGCGGCACAATCTAATGCAGATGTTGAAAATGTTAAGAATGAACAAATTGCAAAAATTGCAGCCATTACACCATCTAAAGATTATAAAAATAATGCGATAGCTGAATTAGAAAATGTAGCAAATCAACGTAAACACGATTTGACACAAGACCCGGATATGACTAATGAAGAAAGAGATTATGCCAATGATTCAGTAGATCGTATGTTAGGTCAAGGTAGTGCCAACGTTTATCAAGCTGCGAATAAACAAAGCGTTGATAGTAATAAAAATGATGGTATTAATACTATTAATCAAGTTCAAGCATTTGTAACAACTAAATCTAATGCTAGAAACGAAATTACTCAAGCTGCAGATCAACGTAAAGCGACATTCCCTAATGATAATAATGCAACAACAGAGGAAAAAGAAGCAGCAACAAATAATGTGGATGCACTCGTTGCAGCTTCAAATGAACAAATTAACCAAGCTAAAACTGACGCAGCAGTAAATCAAATTAAAGATCAAACGATTCAAGAAATTAATCAAGTTATACCTGCGAATACTAAAAAAGAAACAGCATTAGCTGATATTAAAACTAAACAAGATCAACAAACATATATTATTAACAACGAACCTAATGCAACAACAGAAGAAAAAGAAGCGGCATTACAAACATTAACTCAAGCAGTGACAACTGCAAATGATGAAATTAATGCTGCAACTACAAATGCACAAGTTGACACAGCAGTTCAAAATGGTGAAACAAATATTGGTAATGTTGTTCCTGAAACTCAAACTAAGACAAATGCTAAAAATGAAGTTGATCAAGCAGCAACAAATCAAAATAACACTATTGATCAAAACCAAGATGCAACAACAGAAGAAAAAGATGCAGCTAAACAACTGGTAGCTCGCACACAAAATAATGCTAATCAAGCTATTGTAAATGCAGAAAATGCTGCAGATGTTGAGGCTAAAAAGAATGAAGGCATTAATAGTATAGGTCAGATTACTGCTGATACAGGAATTAAAACAGCTGTTAAAACAGATTTACAAAATCAAGCTAACGATAAAAAACAACAAATAGCTAATAATAATGGTTCTACGGCAGAAGAAAAACAAGCTGCAAATACAAAAGTTGATGATGCGTTACAACAAGGTTTAACAGATGTGACTAATGCTCAAAGTATTGTTGATGTAAATAATGCTGTTAAAGCAACTGATCAAGCTATTCAATCAGTTCAACCAGAAACAACTGTTAAAGACAATGCAAAACAAGATATTCAAAATAGCATTAATCAACAAAAAGATGCTGTAAATCAAAACCCTCAAGCTACAAATGAAGAAAAACAATTAGCATCTAATAAATTAGATGATATTGCGAATCAAGTGACAGGTAATATTGATCAAGCAAATACAAATAACGATGTAGATCAAGCTAAAAATGAAGGTACAACTCAAATTAATCAATTTGTACCATCTATTGTTAAAAAGTCAAATGCAACACAAGAACTAGATAATGCAGCTGATTTAAAACAAGAGGAATTAGATAAAACACCTAATGCAACACAAGAAGATATAGCGGAAGCTAAACAAGCTGTTCAAAATGCATTAACATCAGCAAAAGATCAAGTTGCTCAAGCTCAAACTGATCAAGATGTAGATAACGCTAAGGCAAATGGTGTATCTGAAATTAAAGCTATCCAACCAATTGGAACTCTTAGACAAGCTGCATTAGAAGAATTTACTGATGTCTATAATGATAAAGTGAGTGAAATAGAAGCAGATATTGATGGAACAAGAGAAGAAGTGAAAGCTGCACTTACAGATTTAGCAGCAATTAAAACACAAGCTGAAGCATCAATTAACCAGGCTATTAATGTAGCTAGATTAACTGCTGCAAAAGAACATGCTATAGAAAATGTGAATCAATTTGATGTAACATTCACTAAAAAACCATCAGCAATTGCCTATATTAATCAAGTTGCTACGGCTAAAGAAAATGAAATTAATGCAAATACTACAGCTACAGCACAAGAAAAAGAAGCAGCTATTCAAAATGTTAAAGAACAATTAGAAATTGCTGAAATCAATATTAATAATGGTGATACAAAATATGACGTCAATGAAGCAGTAGAGATTGGGAAACTGCAATTAATGGTATTAATCCAGAAGTTGTAA